Proteins encoded by one window of Salvia splendens isolate huo1 chromosome 14, SspV2, whole genome shotgun sequence:
- the LOC121763702 gene encoding NAC domain-containing protein 83-like isoform X2 codes for METLKLPIGFRFHPTDEELLLHYLKRKVLSLPLLANVIPELEAFQFNPSDLPGDLKEKRYFFCKRKRNLVNKCGYWKSSGKDKQIVASGSNNVIGIKKSFVFYQDRKMKTHWIMQELSLVGFLKTPFLNQRLLMQVGDWVVCRLYQRKRKARGHVSVTVSKGASVAQTTSPSCSSGITDVSCSDLDQEASSRFL; via the exons ATGGAGACTCTGAAGCTTCCAATTGGGTTCAGATTTCACCCCACCGATGAAGAGCTATTGCTTCACTACTTAAAGCGGAAGGTTTTGTCTCTGCCATTGCTCGCCAACGTCATTCCTGAATTGGAAGCCTTCCAATTCAACCCATCGGATTTGCCTG GTGACTTGAAGGAGAAGAGATATTTCTTCTGCAAGAGAAAGAGGAATTTGGTGAATAAATGCGGCTACTGGAAATCAAGCGGCAAAGACAAGCAAATTGTGGCTTCAGGGAGCAATAATGTTATTGGAATCAAGAAATCATTTGTTTTCTATCAGGATAGGAAGATGAAGACTCATTGGATTATGCAAGAACTCTCTCTTGTGGGCTTTCTCAAAACTCCATTCTTGAATCAG AGGCTACTGATGCAAGTGGGAGATTGGGTTGTTTGCCGTTTGTACCAAAGGAAGAGGAAAGCAAGAGGTCATGTGAGTGTGACAGTTAGCAAGGGAGCTTCGGTTGCTCAAACGACGTCGCCATCATGTTCGAGTGGGATAACGGACGTCTCTTGTAGTGATTTAGATCAGGAAGCAAGTAGTCGTTTTTTGTGA
- the LOC121763702 gene encoding NAC domain-containing protein 83-like isoform X1: protein METLKLPIGFRFHPTDEELLLHYLKRKVLSLPLLANVIPELEAFQFNPSDLPGDLKEKRYFFCKRKRNLVNKCGYWKSSGKDKQIVASGSNNVIGIKKSFVFYQDRKMKTHWIMQELSLVGFLKTPFLNQVMVHTSILFVKFMFLRFSTTCVMQRLLMQVGDWVVCRLYQRKRKARGHVSVTVSKGASVAQTTSPSCSSGITDVSCSDLDQEASSRFL from the exons ATGGAGACTCTGAAGCTTCCAATTGGGTTCAGATTTCACCCCACCGATGAAGAGCTATTGCTTCACTACTTAAAGCGGAAGGTTTTGTCTCTGCCATTGCTCGCCAACGTCATTCCTGAATTGGAAGCCTTCCAATTCAACCCATCGGATTTGCCTG GTGACTTGAAGGAGAAGAGATATTTCTTCTGCAAGAGAAAGAGGAATTTGGTGAATAAATGCGGCTACTGGAAATCAAGCGGCAAAGACAAGCAAATTGTGGCTTCAGGGAGCAATAATGTTATTGGAATCAAGAAATCATTTGTTTTCTATCAGGATAGGAAGATGAAGACTCATTGGATTATGCAAGAACTCTCTCTTGTGGGCTTTCTCAAAACTCCATTCTTGAATCAGGTAATGGTTCATACAAGCATTTTATTTGTGAAATTTATGTTCTTGAGATTTAGTACTACTTGTGTTATGCAGAGGCTACTGATGCAAGTGGGAGATTGGGTTGTTTGCCGTTTGTACCAAAGGAAGAGGAAAGCAAGAGGTCATGTGAGTGTGACAGTTAGCAAGGGAGCTTCGGTTGCTCAAACGACGTCGCCATCATGTTCGAGTGGGATAACGGACGTCTCTTGTAGTGATTTAGATCAGGAAGCAAGTAGTCGTTTTTTGTGA
- the LOC121763289 gene encoding glycerophosphodiester phosphodiesterase GDPD1, chloroplastic-like translates to MALKAIHVSDVPNLDCVPDNASFALYATRFSKGVETERATSFKVPKFLVIGHRGNGMNMLQSADLRMKAVKENTILSFNNAGKHAADYIEFDVQVTKDGYPIIFHDNFICSEENGSIYEKRVTDLSLSEFLTYGPQRELGLEGKPLLRKTKDGKHVNWTVESDEHACTLREAFEKVNPSLGFNIELKFDDYIVYQHQDLTNVLQAILEVVIGHANERPVILSTFQPDAALIIRKLQNTYPVFFLTNGGTEIYEDVRRNSLEEAIQLCLEGGLDGIVSEVKGIFRHPAAVKKIKDHKLSLLTYGKLNNVAEAVYMQHLMGVDGVIVDLVREITEAVSKMMRPSDGKIVMEGEDQVVVEGTKPQFSQRELEFLLKLIPELIQQ, encoded by the exons ATGGCCCTCAAAGCCATTCACGTCTCCGACGTTCCCAATCTCGATTGCGTCCCCGACAATGCGTCTTTCGCGCTTTACGCGACGCGATTCTCCAAAG GTGTGGAAACGGAGAGGGCAACGTCGTTTAAGGTGCCGAAATTCCTGGTGATCGGGCACAGGGGGAACGGGATGAACATGCTGCAATCAGCGGATTTGAGGATGAAGGCAGTTAAAGAGAACACGATCCTTTCGTTCAATAATGCTGGAAAACACGCCGCTGATTACATCGAGTTTGATGTTCAG GTGACAAAGGATGGATACCCCATCATTTTTCATGACAACTTCATATGCTCTGAGGAAAAT GGATCAATATATGAGAAGAGAGTCACAGATTTGTCACTGTCAGAGTTCCTCACCTACGGCCCTCAGAGAGAGCTCGGTTTGGAGGGGAAACCGTTGTTGAGGAAAACCAAAGATGGAAAGCATGTGAATTGGACTGTTGAATCCGACGAACATGCGTGCACTCTCCGGGAGGCGTTCGAGAAAGTAAACCCTTCTTTGGGTTTCAACATTGAATTGAAATTCGACGACTACATCGTTTATCAGCACCAAGATCTGACCAATGTGTTGCAAGCCATATTGGAAGTCGTtattggtcatgccaatgaacgGCCAGTTATATTATCCACCTTCCAGCCAGATGCTGCTCTAATCATCAGGAAACTCCAGAACACCTACCCT GTGTTTTTCCTCACTAATGGAGGGACTGAGATCTATGAGGACGTAAGAAGAAATTCCTTGGAGGAAGCCATCCAACTGTGTCTGGAAGGCGGTCTAGATGGGATTGTGTCCGAGGTGAAGGGTATCTTTAGGCATCCGGCAGCAGTCAAGAAAATCAAAGATCATAAGCTCTCTTTGCTCACATACGGAAAATTGAA TAATGTGGCTGAGGCTGTGTATATGCAACATCTGATGGGAGTGGACGGGGTCATCGTGGATTTGGTGAGGGAGATAACGGAGGCAGTGTCGAAGATGATGAGGCCGAGTGATGGGAAGATTGTGATGGAGGGAGAGGATCAGGTTGTAGTAGAGGGGACCAAGCCTCAGTTCTCACAAAGGGAGCTGGAGTTCTTGTTGAAGCTCATTCCTGAGTTAATACAGCAATAA